The Astyanax mexicanus isolate ESR-SI-001 chromosome 4, AstMex3_surface, whole genome shotgun sequence genome segment aTGTACAGTAGCTGAGCAATAGGAACAAGCTAAACTGGTTCCCACCCAACAATATGTTATCCCAGGTGATCGCTGTGACCTTACTTAgtagttgttaaggtgttgctaggtggttgctatcccatgtggttgctaaggtgttccaatgttgctaagtggttgttagcttgtttctatgctgttgctaggctgttgctatggtattcaagATAGTTGAATACCAAGATGGTTGCTACAATGTTGCGAAGTTGTTCctagctggttgctattgtgttgcttggtggtcgctaaggtgttgctagctggtttctatgctgttgctaatctgttgctatggtatccaagacagttgctgtggtgttactgagtggttgctaggctatGCAAGGTGATTGCTAcaatgttgctaaggtgttcctaactcattgctattgttttgctgaatggatgctaaggtgttcctatgttgctaagtggtttctagctGGTTTCTctgctgttgctgtggtatacaagatggttgctatggtgtcacagAGCTTGCTAAGGTATGCAATATGGTTGCTACAATATTGCTACGTTGTTTctagctggttgctattgtgttgttaggtggttgatgtggtatccaATATGGTGTTTTTATGTTAATAAGTGATTACTATCTGGtttctatgctgttgctaggctgctgctatggtatccaagatggttgctggggtgctactgagtggttgctaggtagttgctatgctgCTAAGTGGATTCTAGCTGGTTTCTCGGCTGTTGCTGTGGTATAAAAGACTGTTGTTGTGGTGTCTCAGAGAGGTTGCTAGGGTATGCAAGATGGTTGCTACAatattgctatgttgtttctagctggttgctactgtgttgttaggtggttgctgtggtatccaataTGGTTGCTAtttatgttgctaagtggtttcaagCTGTTGCATGGATGTTACTCCATGCTAATTGGTTCATTGCTAAGCTGTTGTTGGATGGTTGCTATGGAAACCGTATGTTTGACAAATTTTGAAAGATTACTGAGTGTTTCCAGTCGTGTTTCAAGTGCTTTCTAGGTGTTGTTGAAAATGCTTGTGAGTGAATGGGAGGAACGAGGgatgaaaaaacagcaaatagtTGAGTTCATTGATTTGcaacaataaatatttattagtcCATTTTTAATGAGCTGtaaaatgtttgtgtgtaaagATTTAGACACATCTACTCGTGTTTATTTGTGTTCTGCTTCATTAACTACAGAACTTTTCTCCACAGTCTTTTCTCCTGCAGAAAAAAGTCCTCTCAGAACTTTCCATCTCATTGAGAAGAATATGAATCAGTCTGAAGCTCGAGCAGCTTGTAGAGAGAACTACAATGATCTGGTCACTGTGTGCAGTGAAGAAGAGAACGCTGCACTGATTAATCTGATCAACAGTAGAGCCTGGATTGGTCTTCAGCGCAGTCAGTTCAGTTCTAAATGGTCTAATGGTGATGAAGTTACATTCAGTGCTCTGACTGGAAGCTGTGGGCCAAAGCCCTGCTGTGCTGCTATGAAGACTGATGCATCCTGGGACAATATAACGTGCACAGAGAAAAGAAACTTCATGTGTTACAAACAAggtaaatactgtttattaactATTGAGCTTCAGATTTGAAAGGTCATCTTTATTCTTGTTACTGTTTTCACACAACCATTTACCACAATTTCTTTATaccttattattaaataatattttttttatcctgttaTATATGCTGAATGTGTGTAAATCATCTATGTTCTTATTGGCTGCTTTGCATTTAGGAAGTTGTGCTACTTAGACACTATGTATGAGTTCAACTAAATGTACTTTAAtgtttgtatactgtatattatactttatatatgGTGTAACACTTTCAGCTGAAAATCCATGTATAAACGTAAGATGTAAAGTGAAAtaatagaactacttcactactgtacttaagtactaaaaggctgtgtctgtatctactggagtattatttttattcgtacttccacttttacttcactgcatATTTTCCATGAgtgtaatacttttactctgatacatggTTTATGTGCTGCACTGTTAATCGTTTTATAGAAACTAGTATAAAAATGTTCAGAGCGGtcgatgctctgcactgtcactgggtttgatAAAGCTgttcatcattgagtgaatcaagtgaTTAATCTAATCTTATAAAAGATGGtgctgctcccattctgccttaCACACTGAGTACTactactttcagtacttcagtactatattttacaaataaactaCTTAAACAATAcctaaatacaaaaaatgttgaatactttagttctTCCATTAAGTgtagagcttaaagaacacttcaacttctacttaagtcacttttttatGATAAAGCACTTATAATGAGCACTGATAATCAGATTAACTACAGCAGTTCTCTGTGAATGATTGTGATTAATCTTATCAGGATCAATCATCTTACAATGTGTGTGTGCTAAAATGTCACTAGCCATGTTAAAAGGTTGAATTACAGGAGAATTTTGTGTTCAAACTTGGTAACTTActaatttgcataacaaaaaTGAAAGTGTAAATTTTCCAGATTATTGGCGTGCATTAACacattaatgtttaatatttaataaaagcaCCACACATTTAAAGAAAAGTATATAAAAGTTATTCTACAGTAAACTCTATTTCTAGATAAGATATGATCTTTCAGTTTCTTTGTTGTCTGTTAGGGCATAAAGGGGGTTGTTGCtgttatacagtggcttgcaaaagtattcataatgTTGTGGAACTTGGTGGTTTTGAAGTGGAAGAATAATGCTGAATGCGTCAGGATAGAAGAGAGTAACAAAGTTTTGTTGAAGTCAGACAGTGTTGCGTACACCAAGAATCTGCTCACCCAGCTAACCCGCTCATTCCTGTTTATACTCTCTCTCAGCCCCTCACCCCGATCCATGTTGCACGTAGTGTACGTGACTAAAACTCTGGATCCCTGCTGTCTTGAACCTCCCCATTACCAGCACCCAGAATTCGTACAAAAACCAGATGTTACTCTTTACCCAATCTCAAACACTTTAACATTATGAATCATTTAATACCACGGTATTCCATTACAatacttgaactttttcacattttgtcaccttacaaccacaaacttaaatgtattttattgagatttaaagtaATAGACTAACAAAAAATAGCgaaaattgtgaagtggaatgaaaatattatttaatcaaatagaaatctgaaaagtgtgatgtgtaaaagtattcagcccccttttacTTGCAAATACAACTGcaatcttttggggtttgtctctaccagctttgcacatctggaaactgagatttttttctcattcttctttataagacagctgaagctcagccaggttggaaggagagcgtctgtgaacagcaatttacATGTCTAGCTACAGAAGCTCATTTAGCtggtatttaggtcaggactttgactgcgtgattctaacacatgaatattctttgatataaaccattccactgtagctctggctgtatgtttagggtcagggtcattgtcttgaaGCTCTCTCTTGAATTCAGTCTCGAGTCTTTTGTAGCCTccaccaggttttcttccaggattatcCTGTATTAAGCCCCATCTATCTtctcatcaactctgaccagctttcctgtccctgctgaagaaaagcatcccacagcatgatgctgcctccaccatgtttcactttggtcatggtgtgttcaggatgatgatcAGTGTTACttttcaactttggtctcatctgatcacagcaccttcttccacatgtttgctgtacaaacagcacttcttatgtctttcttttaacactGGCTTTCTTCTTGACACTCCTACATAAAGggcagatttgtggagtgcagaaCTTCTATTTGttttgtggacagattctcctactgaagctgtggatttctgcagctcctccagggtGACCaagggcctcttggctgcttgtctgaccagtgctctctttgCTCGATCTGTTGATTTGGCTGggcggccatgtcttggtaggtttacagttgtagaaatacatttccatttttggatgatggattgtataGTGCgctttgggatgcttaaagcttaggatatatttttatagcctaaccctgctttaaacttcttcacaactttatctctgacctgtctggtgagtttcttggtcttcatgaagcTGATTGTTCATGGatacaaaccactgaggccttcacagaacagctatGGTTACACTAAGACTTAATTGCACACAGcgggactctattaactaatttagtgacttctgaaggcaggcaattgactgcactgaactttatttaggttcagagcaaagggtgctgaatacttttgcacatcacacgtttcaaacttttattttaaaataaattgaatacagtgtatcatttttattttacttcacaattatctgctactttgtgttggtttatcacttaaaatctctatataatacatttaagtttgtggttgtaaggtgacaaaatgtgaaaaagttcaaggggtatgaatacttttgcaagtcattgTATATAGAGCATCTTCATGACATCAGAAACTCAGAGATAGAACAAAATTAAACTCAAATGTTGTTCTGTGAGTTTCTTTTCTCTCATTGGACGCTGGTGACCAAAATCTCAAAGAGTTTCTGCAGAAAAGAGCTAAATGTGTTCAATCTTTTCTCTCCACAGATCAGACTGACCTCACCTTCAGCTATCACCTGATCACTGAGAATAAGACCTGGTATGAagctcagagttactgcaggaagaactacactgatctggtcagcatcagagatcaggagcagaATGAAGCAGTGAAGATAGCAGGGATGAAGAGCAGTGATTTCTTCTGGATTGGTCTGCTGCGTGATGACTGGGAGTGGGCTGATGGAGGAAGATCTGCTTACAGAAACTGGGATGCTGGTCACCCTCGATCATCATCACTACCATCAAACTGTACACAGCTGACTGCGAATGGGAAATGGCAAAATGTGATTTGCAGTAATACTGTGCCTGCTGCTCTGTGCTACAACAGTGAGTCCTGACttcactctctataactctctcagcAGTGTTCAGTATCATCTATATAACACACTTTAtatcaatcagagtgtctctgctCTCACACTAAAACACGCTCTGTACTCTCTCTATCAGCATCTGTTAATGTCGGTGATGACCAAATGACCGGGATGAGCAGCACTCTGAACTACTGTAAGAAAGGTAACAGGATTGACTTTTATTGAATATTAAGTATTAAAGAACAACCTCAACTTAATAAGCAATTTTAATCTATTACCATTCATTTCTTTTTATATAACCAGGGTACCcttaaaaatattcttaaaaatggCTTAAATGTCTCAAATCAATTCCCCTAAGACCTTAAAAATACCACGACAGTAAATACaaatttggttttatttttgtgCACTGTTTAGTTAGATCACCCCAGTTTTGTACTGGAACCCGTTTTCAAATCTCATTAATGGCGCTTTGTCATTTTCTTATTGTGAAAGTGGTCGTAATTCTGTGTGTTAATTGTTACGGTTGTGGTAGGTGTTGGATACAAGTGTACAGCAGATAGAAAGAATTATTTTTAATTCTATATGTTTATAGTGAACGTATTTATGTGCATATATAGTAATTAATTTTATTACTTATATCAATATggtctattatttattttgacacttctattattagttaaatatattatttgaatcGAAGTGTTTCGATACACTGTTTTGAAGTCTGTATCAAAACGAAAAAGCCACATGACTGCACAAAAACAGACTTAATTATGGCACACAGTTTCGAAACGTTTAAATCTTTTCTCGAGTTTGGGTAGTAATAAAGTGAAAGCAGCAGATCTGAGATCAGAGCTGAGATATATGAgagtttaaaaatgtaatctctgatctcagaactgttTGTTGTAAACATGACCCAAGACAACACAGTCACATTTTGAAAGGGATCAATTTGATTAGATCTCCCAAAAAACACACTTTTGTCATCAGAGTTTATATAGGgtgctgcacaggtgcagctggttgataATGATCACCGCCAGGAATTATGGGACTTGGCGTTTTTAGCCCCAGAGGTGTGTCTCAATtcgggctgcatccttcgaaggactcatttgaaggctgattacgtcaccgcggtgcgactaggctgtcccatttcgAATGTGGCCGACGAATGCAGCCTACTTTTCCTCGGAAACGATGGATGCACAtggtgtatccttcacagcctatagtatcccaagattcattgctcGCCGGCCTATTTCAGCAcgaaaagggcggagtcagcagaggagtctgtattatgtagtttatagatatataaatacatatatatatatatatatacatatatatatataaactaaatattactttattctaatttcttctttttttcccaacttcatttcaaacacccttttatttgtttatgttcagtttcaCCCATtcatatttaaagcatttaagtattatttgcacagttaattaacctggactttattaatttggtattttgtggtctgaagaaaactagaatcaaaatctctggctcatttctcagctctgactttggttgtggaAGGTAAAATCTCAAACatgaaacaggaaatactccgtagggtagactgtcccatttcagtactgccatcgcagcctacccatccttcgaaggtcacaccttcgtagaccacgtccttcgaaggatgcagcccctgaattgggacacactgcaAGTCTACCATTTCTTCTCCTGTGTCTACCTGCTCCCTGCTGGAAGTccaattaaaatgtcttaaaatgtcatTTTACCTGCAGATCCCCTGTGTAACACTTTAATTTCTGTTCCGCTTCATTAACTACAGAACgtttctccacagtcttttcTGCTGCAGAACAAAACAATTCTCTCACAACTTTCCATCTCATAGAGAAGAACCTGACTCAGTCTGAAGCTCGAGCAGCTTGTagagagaactacactgatctggtcactgTGTATAATGATGAAGACATCACTGCACTGATCAGACTGACTGGTATCGGCTCTGCATGGACTGGTCTTTACAGGAATCAGTCCAGTGTAAAATGGTCTAATGGTGATAACGTTACATTCAGCAATCTGGAGACTGGAGACTGTGGCTCATTGCCCTGCTGTTCTGTTATGAAGGCTGGTGGTTCATGGGAAAATCTTCAGTGTACACAGACAAGAAACTTCATGTGTTACAAACAAGGTAAATACtgactataaactacagatatttcAACTGTATTAACTCTGAACTATTTGTTCTTTTTAGATCCAACTCTAAATACAAATCATTGCTTCTCCTCCACAGATCAGACTAACCGCAGTTATCATCTGATCAATGAGAAAATGACCTGGTATGAagctcagagttactgcaggaagaactacactgatctggtcagcatcagagatcaggagcagaATGAAGCAGTGAAGATAGCAGGGACGAAAACAAAAGATCCCTTCTGGATTGGTCTGCTGCGTGATGACTGGCAGTGGGCTGATGGAGGAAGATCTGCTTACAGAAACTGGTGGGACGATCACCCTAAACCTTCTCCAGCAGACTGTGTGAAACTggtatcaggaaaaatgtattcagTACCGTGCAGTAATACTGGATCTGCTCTGTGCTACAGCAGTAAGTCCTGACTTCTTCTATTGATCTGTTTCTTCTATTGATCTGTTTCTTCTATTTCAGTCTAAAACATGCTTTTCTGTTTGTGCTCATGTGTCTCTATCAGTGCACATCCATGTTAGTGATGACACCATGAGCTGGGAGAACACTCTGGACTACTGTAAGAAAGATAACAGGGATGGACTTCTGCGCATCGAGTCTGATCTGGAGCAGGAACAGCTGGAGTCTGAGCTCAGGAGGAGGGGTGTCTCTGGGCCGATGTGGGTGGGGCTTGGACAGAAGCGAATCACTGAGCTGCTGAAGTTGTCTA includes the following:
- the LOC125801643 gene encoding secretory phospholipase A2 receptor-like, producing MTWYEAQSYCRKNYTDLVSIRDQEQNEAVKIAGTKTKDPFWIGLLRDDWQWADGGRSAYRNWWDDHPKPSPADCVKLVSGKMYSVPCSNTGSALCYSMHIHVSDDTMSWENTLDYCKKDNRDGLLRIESDLEQEQLESELRRRGVSGPMWVGLGQKRITELLKLSSRLSLGPWTKWSGERPPPSSCGAPNPVEKSFSVKTSVSKLRAVCRLKRT